Genomic window (Helianthus annuus cultivar XRQ/B chromosome 3, HanXRQr2.0-SUNRISE, whole genome shotgun sequence):
CCAATTTTTATAAAGGGTGCATGAATAAATATTCAAAAATTGTAAATGAAAGATAGATAGGACAGTTCTATTGCAAGAAACTTATTCACAGTGTAGATGCAATAAATGAGAAATAAAAACATACCTTGATGATGACAAAatttcttcttttgtttcttaCTTCATCGCCATTAGATCGGACGCTTTGCTTGGATAATGGAGATTGTCCCCAAATTAGAAAAAGGAACACATAAAAGTTTTAATCATTAGCAAACTTTAACATGAAAATGTAAACCAATTTTGGTATATGCAACAACAGTTATGCTTTTAATGGTAACATTCATGAATACACTATCCTTAACATTCATTAATACACTATCCTTCAGAGCTCAAAATGGTACAACCTAAATAGATATAAAAAACTTTTCTTAATCACACAACCTAAATGAATAATATAAAAGTTCATGAAATACAAATCGCTAAAAAATTACAGGTTGTCTCTGGTCCTTTTCTGCTTTCTTAGAGTTAGTATGAATCTTTTTTTCTAAATCCCCTTGATTAAACTAATAAGTAAACCCAAATCTTTAGTACTGATAAGGTGAATGACAGTATGTACCACTTAAAAGAACATTATTCATCCACCACCTCTGGTTAGGCTGCAAGtccaaaaaaccaaaaaaacctCCAATTTAACAAAGCAACTTCAAGAATTTGAATTCAACATTTATGAGCAATCACCAGGAgcaaaaacccaaaaaaaaaaatgaactcTACATGCAGCTTTCTTAATTAAAAGTCAGTTATGAAAATTAATTTATTCACCAAAGGTTTAAGGGCAAACACCTGCTGAAACCACTTTTCTCTGTTGTTTTGCCTTTGACGCCTTGACCTGCAATATCGATAAACTTTAACGAAAATGATCGATGCAAAGGCAGAAATAAATGATATTATGCAAATCAAACGTCATAAAAATTTGCTTGCCTGTGCTCTGATTTTGGAGTTATGATTGTCGAAAGATCCAGTAGATTGTTGTCTTTCAAGAATTCTTGTTAAAATAAGCGGCTGCCAAGAAACCTATTGTGAGATCCCATTTGAAAGGAACATATGGATCAAATCACACACCACAATCTAAAGTACGATCCAGAACAAACATATATACAATCCGATCTACGCTGAACACGCATCAACAACACTAAAATGTATAACACTAACACAACCAACAACACCACAATCTAAATGTAAGATCTGGAAAGAAAACATAAACACAATCTGATCCAACACACCCTCCTTTACCGTTTCAATACGATACACTCCTCCTTGTATTACCGCAAACAAAATTATCAATGTAATAAAATTACACAGAAATTCTTAAAGCCTAAATTGTCAGCTAAATAATAGAAAAACGCCAACGAACTCTAGAAAACATCTCACAAGTAATCAAAAGCACTGTTAACAGTTAACACTAAGAGTAAGTCAATCACATTCAGGAAAGAAATGCATGTTAAATAATAAGTTAGTATGTATGGAGAGCTCCCTAacgtaaaaaaatgaaaaatagtAACAATAAAGTACTAAACTATAAATTGTTTTTCACTTGAAGCCTACATGTCGAATGCTTGATGAAAGGATGGTGGTTaattttatacaaattccaatCACAACCCCTCGATTTATGAGAAAACTATTACAAAGAGCTTTTCGGCCTGCGTATTATTAAAAGTATAACCATGTATTCGCTTCTTTTTCCACTCATCCCGTTCACACTCTATAACTGATATGACTCCACCTTATCAGTGGGTCAACCCATCCCGTTCACACTCTGGTATGGATTCTTTTTAACTTTTGATCTGCAATGCAGATATTCAGATGCTAACAGTAAGGTACTTGATTCCGGTTTCATAACTATTTGTGTGGTTTGTTTGATTCTTTGTTtccaaaccaaaaccaaaatcatAACCATCAAAAAACCAAAATAAATCAAACAACCACACCAATGCATCACACTAACTTAATTCCACTACAATCAACCTGATCACATAACACATATGCTGAATCATAAGCTTGCTAGTGAGTACAAATTTAACTCCACTCCAAGGTTGTTAAAGAATCCCACCAGTATCCGAATAGGTATGATATCTATCTAAGTTCAAGAGAGGCAACTTCTTTAATGTTATTCATCCTAAACATAATTTTATACAAGGATATCATTCTTCTACAAATATCATTTTAAACATATTAAGCAACatacaaataataaataaactaaaacTGAAAATGCAATTAAAGTTAGATCACCTTCATAAGGAGACTGCGTTGGACCAAGGATCATAACATTAAAATAATGCATATTATCTTCGGAAGGCGACACGCTTATCCCCTGAGCTACACCAACCAAaatcaaaaacaataaacacaaacacacttccAAATAACAACACAGGCTCACACTGATTCAGTCACCAAAATTCCAAAAGCACAAAATCAAATAAACATACAtacaaaaaaattacaaaaagaaaaacaacttCACCTGGTTCGCTGAGTAACCGCTGCGTTTCCTGAATCACAACAAAGTCAAAACCTAAGTTAGGGTTTCAGATGCACAAATACTACGGCGATCGATCGAATAATATGAAATAAACAATATATATACAAATAACATCTAGGAAATGAAATAGGAATCAGAAGAGTGAGATGTTGGTCCTTACCTTCTTTGCCGGAAACCCTAGCTGATATAGCTCCAACCACCATCTCTGTCATCTCAGCAACCCACAAGTTGTCGATCGTCGGAACCCTAACTGGAACAAACGTCGTTCATATCTCGCTTAAAAACCCTAGCCGTCGTTGCTAACACCGAGGACCAGAGACCATAAACCACCATCACTACCACCAACAATAATAGATAGAAACAGATGAGATCGGAAAAaaaatttagagagagaaagggatTTGGTGATGGATCGGAAAAAAAAAATCACAGAGAAAAGAAGAGATTACCAAaaaatttagagagagaaagggatTTGGTGATTTCAAAAAATTATGGAAACTTGAAAAGTCTTTATGAGCGTTACAACCTAAATACAGAGGCGGTAGAGAAGCAGAGGAAGTGAATGGACGTGTTGCCGCTCAAATGAGAATTGTGAGGAATATTTAGATGACAGGTGGCACTAATAGGTTTAAGATAATGCCAAGTGGCactaaaatgttttgttttaatatagataatagatataataaaaaattcattttgttttagttatttaaattattaaaatggTTTTGGTAAATAAATAGGTAAAAAGACCAATTTGCCCTTCACTTAACAATTTAAATCAACTAAGTTAGGgtcaaaggacataacgtgcaagattttgaaacattaagtacaaaacttgtcaaatttaaacataaaggacagcgcctgcaaataggtataaagataaaggacaaaatttgcaattcactcaaaaataaatcaaatcaaacaaaactaatataatataatatgtatatataaaccTTGTTAGCATCTTTCTCTACCCTTCTCTCCACAGTCACTATTAACCCACCAACAACCACCTCTAGCCGCCACTCTCCACCACTCTCCCACATCATCATCACACAACCAttatcaccaccaccacccttgTTGCTGGTGGACTATAATTGTGGGTTGGGTAAAGTAATGACAATAGGTGGTGGTAAGTCGTGACAAAAATAGATAAAGATGGGTGGGTGgagtggatggtggtggtggttgatagcttatggtggtggtggtaagtgACATACAAAGACAGAGATGTGAgaatgagagagaaaatgtttttatttttatttaaaccttTTGTTAAAGATATTTACATAATTAGTCCTTTTAAgggtgaaatgacaaaaataccctcatgcttaaggcacatgatcagatttaacagaaaaaattaacttggttagggttaaaggacatacCGTGCAAAAGTTTGAAACaataagtacaaaactcgtcaattttaaagataaaggacaccgcTTGAAATTGAgtatatagataaaggacaaaatttgaaattcactctttatttttgtttcatttgttagtttaaaaaaaatagtaaaaagaCTAAACTACACTTTTGTGATATAATTTAACAGAAAAAACTAACTTAGTTAGGGTCAAAGGACATACTGTGCAAAATTTTAAAACAATAAGTACAAAAatcgtcaattttaaagataaaggacaccgcttgaaattagatatatagatataggaCAAAATTTGAAATTCAGTCTATGTAAAAAGTTAAGCTTATCCACATCATTCTTCCAATTATTCCTCAAACTACTGTGGTTTGAAACCACAGTTTTAAGCCAACTACTGTGGTTTAAAACCTGATACATTTCCTTCAACTTCAGAGATATGGTGTTAAACCCTGCCATGAATTCATCTAGCCTGAAAGACGGAACCGAATCAGTATATAAGTATACAAGAATCGCTTTCAGAACACAAATCCAAACACCCAAAAACAGAAAACATACCTTCTCTTTCTCCACTCATCATATTGTTTTTTCGTATCGTCGCGTTCATTGGTTACCACATTAAGCTCCTCGACACGCTCATTGTATATGCTTACTTTGTTCCGGTAACTATGAACAGAAGCAATAAAAGAACAGTTAACAGTTTAAAACAAACAAGTAATAACAAACTGATTATTTTACGACTTTATGCACGTGATTTTTCATTTCTTACTCAGCGATGGAATCAAGATTAGGGTTCATCTCTTTCTTATGTGCTTCGAGTAGTGCCACCATTTGTAGCGACTTTTTGAGATCGGAACCGTTAGAGAAAGATTCATTGGCGAGTGTGGCTTAAAGTTTTTCGGGGTCCACTAAATCTTTCTTAATCctgcaaaaaataaaaaaagaataatGTTAAATTTGAATGTTTTAAATGTGTCGAGAAACGGTTAATATTTGAGACTTACTGTTCCATATGCTTCGAAAGACTGTTGTTTAATTCGTCCACCTTTTTCTTGTATCCTCTCTTTCATTTCTAACTCAGGCTAATCAACAATATTCACTGTATATTGCACCTCAGTCATGGGCATATAAACTTCAGAAAATGGCCTGCAGTTCATTAAAAGAAAATGGTGGCAACCTCAACCCATTAATGTATGAATGGGTCAAACAGATAAACTAAAAAATATAGCTAAAATGGGAAAGGGTCAAAAGTCCACATATTGAAATTTAATAACTATAGAAAACAGAAAGTAAATGAGGAAAAGTGTCATCGCTCAACTGCACCTACCCGTTCCAACATGTATAAAGTTCCCTAACCCGGCCCGCCCATTACATAACGGGTCACTCTTATATAACTTACTGACTTAGAACGGGTCAATAACTATTCATCAGATGTACTTATTTAAGAAGCACCTGATGGAAACCATTTTTGGATAGTTAAAAAACTTCTAAGAACAAAGTCGGCTTTAACATTCATATACCAGATAGATAATCATCCAATCTTATCTGCAATTTTTTCTTCACCGAAATTCCTTAGTTACTTATATAATCAAATTGGGTTTGGAGAAAACAGTAGTCGAAACCACTGTTGTTTAATATTTTATTGGGTTAACACAGAGTTTTGTAGAGAAAACAGTTGGTTGAAACCACTGCGGGGTAAAAACTGTagtttgaaaccactgtttggctaaaacagtgttttgtcgaGAAAACAGtagttgaaaccactgttggctCAAACTACTGTGGTTTGAAACCACAATTTTAagccaacagtggtttcaactactgttttctccacaaaacactgttttagcCGAATAGTGGTTTCAACCAACTATTTTCTCCaaaaaacactgttttaacctaATAAACCCAATAAAATATTGCCCGACAGTGGTTTCAATCACTGTTTTCTCCAAGCCCAATTTGATAACCACAGTGGTTTGAACCTTGGTGTCATTCCTCGAATGTAACAAATTGTATTTTGAATCAATCTACTAATATTTTGATCTATAGCAGCTCTTGTTGTGATAGATTATTTCATGTTCTAAGCATATTTGACCTTACTTGGCTGCTATTctttttattattgttgttgcAAACATTCTTTTGATCGAACCGACCTGAGACATCATGGTTATATGCTTGTAATTTTGCAACTCCATTTTGCATTGTGAAGCATTGAAATAGTGCTAAACGAAAACTGTGTTGCAGAAAATTACTCCAAAAAATATAATGAGATATTGTTAAATGTCATCCATTTTTCACTACACTTGGAGCATTAATTTTCCGTTTTAGCAGCTTCATAAACAACAATATACATCACAAACCCAATGATTTCTTCAAATAATTCAGAGTACATGAAGTAGCATGTTGAGCAGCAACAATAAATCTCTTTGAGGCAAATGACTGAACACATTGTGTGCAACTTCGCAAAGTCAATTTCAGCAAATATAGAGAATAAACAATATGTCCAGATGAAACAGATCATCCACATCTCATTCAATTGAGTTGAACCCAACTCTAGATCATCTTCAATCAGTATACATAAATAAATTTATCCATCATATCTTATCTATCACATCTATATATAAATATGGGCATctcttattttatttttcttttctttatttCGAGTCAGATCCCCTAAATACAAATCAACATCTGAATCACCTgttaaaacatgggtttatcatATTTAAGGGATATCATCTAAAGCCTATTATCAATTTCTGGTTTATCGATTTCAGGAGATAGATTTAGGGCTCACCTGTTAAGACATGGGTTTATCATATTTAAGGGAAATCTGACACAATCGGAGGTGCGACCTTAACTGCCTTTTCGTCGGATAGGCCGCCGGTGGTCCGCCTGAAACTTTATATCAAAGTTGTGGACACACCTGTAGTTGTAAAACTAATCAATCAACCACAACACCACGCTTCAATCGGATTATTGGGAAAACCCTAACCTATCCTACAGGTGCAAACACAAAAACGAACCAAAAAGTTTAGGGTTTCAAGTAAGAAGAATACCTCGTATCGGTTAATTGATTGCAAAAGATTTACCCTACTCACAAGGCTCTGTTCGTTTTCCTCTGTAGCCTCCGTTCGCAAAGGTTCACCACTACTTCAGTTGGAACTCGCCACTACCACCTCTGAACCCTTGAATTTTCACCGGAAAACCCTAGACTTGACGACTTCGGTTATGTAGGTGGGAGGCGAGCACGCGTCTGGAGCCGATCGTTGATGACTCGCCGTTCCGCATCTCTGTTTCTCTCTCTTGCTGCTCTCTATCTCTTTCCACCCTTTCCCTTTCTTTGTCTCTGCGTGTCTCACTACCACCATATTGAAGCTATTGTACAATAACATAAAGCATATACAACTCCTTAAATACATCTTACAACTCTCATTGTACAATGTACAAGAATGTTGAAAATTAGAATGTTGAAAATTAGAGTATTATATAAAGAATGTTGACAATTaaagtattatataatatataatataatataatggtttGGTTTATATATTACAAGTTAAGTCCCTATAATATCACCTAATTTATCATTGGTCAAATATAGAGTATACACTATGTTACAGGTAGTGGTGCAAACGAGttgagccaagctcgagctcggtttGGTTGGAGCTTtattttcaaagctcgagcttaGTTTGTTGGTAGTTTCTCAAGTTCATGCTCGGCTTAAGCTCGACTCGTTTGTTATCTATtaactaatatattaaataaaaataatagacTTGCTTtggctcgcgagctcgataagtgacgCTCGGATTTAGACTCATTTAccaaacaagcttatttttaggttcagGTTGGGCTCGTAATCAAGTTTAAATAGGATCCGCTTTTGACTAGACAAATTTAAATAAAGCGTAAATGTTATTAAATACTAACAAAATaatattacactaaggctcgacaaATGCTTCACATGCCAGACTCGATTTTGGGCTCGATAAATAAACGctctttattttaggctcaaacTCAATAAGAGCATCCGTAGTGGGGTGCCATATCATGGCAAAAGTGGGCATAGCGCCCCCATAGCGCCACCAACACCACTACGGCGGGCGCTATGAGGGAGAAAGTTAGAGGTCGCACGATGCATTTCACGGCGTGATGAATCTTTCTCTtctcacacacatatacatacatacatatataatatataaaacccATACATATATAATCCCATtacacactcaagttatataaAATCCTTCTCTTACACAAGCCGCCACTTGTCGCATAACGCtccaaaggggctttatgactacacatggcgtGAGGACCGGCTCGATTTGATCTTGAGATTCTCAAGCCCATCTCAAACAGCTCAGCTTGTTTACAGGGCCTCATAAAAAGGCTTTCACCTCCCACCATTAATGAATTATCAGGTTTCTCAACAACTACAAGATCGAAGAAGCCACAAACCTCTCAACATCGCCTTGGCTGTTCGAACAATGCGTCCCAGCTGTCACTGTGACGCAACTTCTGAAAAAAATTTGGATGCCTTCAATGCGGTTCTTTTTAGCAAAACTCGCTCGACTACTATACTACTGCAACTGCTTCCGCTGCTGCACTTGCCGCCAATAGAAAATATCTATCTTGCAGTACATGGTTTTATCACTTCATGGGGCGGATCTGATTTCGCAGTGATACATGGGCCATATCATTTTTAGGGCTAAAAGGGATCATTCCAATCAACGATTCATAACGACTTACTGATGATCATCATCATTCGTCGAACTGTTCTCCACACCAATCGGTAAGTGTGTATTTGTGAAATATTTTCTATTGGATCGTCTGTTGTCATATTCATGTTACCAATAACACAATCACCAGATACAATATAGAAGTTACGGTTTGCTGTATGCCATTACActgggctgtttggtagcctctacCTCTGAATCGGTAAGAGGCGGTGTGTGTTTGGTTCACTTAAAAGACACAATAATGGTACATGGAGCCTCTCAACGGGTAAGTTTTAGAAACATGCtcagaggctacctcttaatcgGTCAGGCCTCTTTGTGTTGAAACAGCCCCTAAATCAACAATAGTAGTGTTAATTTTACAATTGATTCAGCAACTGAATCACAAATTTCCGTGTTATCAATCATGAAGCTCTTGAAATTACACATTTCTAGAGCAACTCATTGGTCCTTAATACACTACTTCTTTGTTCCTAATTTGTTTATGAGCAATGGCTTTGTATAAATGTAGGCTGATCATGAATTACACATCTCTAGAGCAACTCATGTCTTGAATCCCACTACATTCATCATACAATACAATGAAATGTATCACAGTGAGGTGTAGAGAGAGAAACTAAATCTCAGTGTATTATGTTGCTTCATATGATGCAAATCTAAGGCTCTTCTGAGAATAGTGGCACCTATCATGTGACACCCGTGAGAACaatggtgcaaaaggttaatttcacGTATTTAACAAAGAATGAGAAGCAATGCACATGTAAACAGTAGGGAAGATTACATATGTTTAAAGCTAAGAATACTAGTCTCTTGTGGTCAAGATTGACATACCAACGAGATAATGTTAGTTGATATGAATAGTGATTAATGTTGTGGCACTTTGCCCTTGATGATTTATGACATTCGAAGGTTAATTGCAAATTGAGTTTTTACTTGAGCCGATAATTGGTGAAGTAAAAAAATTTATCCTTATGATCATGGTTTTTATTTTATCTCAGTGGGAAGCTAAATAATATATTTGGAAAAATAAGATATAGTTAATGTGCATTCTGTAAATCGTAGTTCTTATTATATGATACATTTGATCTTGAAGAATAAAATACAGCTTGTGTTGAAGTTGGTGATCAAGTCAACTGTTGTTTTCATTCTTCTGAAAATATTAAAAGTTAACACTTAACACGGCCAAGTCAACCAAATCTTGCCATGTCAAATATCAATGAGATGAACGATTCAGATTTATCACTCAAATGAACGATTCAGATTTATCAATCGAAGAACGCTGTTTTTTAGGTGATTCTAGAGTCTTCCTCTCCCATAAGTGAACGCTAAACACGCTAAGTGATACTAGAATCTTCTTCCCTGTGTATAAATATATGTGTACTTTCCTTGTACTCGTTCATTCCGATATTTCTCTCTTTCTATTGTTTTCCACGTACAAAAATTAAGAATCATGGAGGTCTTTTACTTTCTAGTCTTTGGCCTTCTTGTCATTCTTGCAACGTTGGGGCTATGCAGAAACAACAGAGTTCAAATCAGTTTCTCTTCTGCTTTTGATTCCTTCAAGCACGGGTTCCTACTCCCCTTTTACCTTATAACCAGTAAGCTTATACTTCTCTTTTTCAAGAAATTATACATATAATCTATCTACATGTTTAACCAACTGTTCTTAATTTTAATCACCCACATCATATTGCATTATTTCCTACTTTTCATGAGGAATTTAATCTGGGTTTATAAGATATGATATGTTTATTGTTATAAAGATTGAGTCTTAATAGATCTTGAATAGTAATGTTTTTGTTTGGCTTTAGTGTCTAATTTGACAAAGACCATTAGTTTATGATCTCATGTAACATCTTTATAATATTGGATTGATCCCCTGGAGTCTGGATGCATATTATTGATGACCTAATTGAGCATATTTCCAATCTACTTACATATAAGGAtaactttttgaaaataaaataatgtCTTGTTATTATAGTGCAtatggaaaaaaaaaaagaacggGTTACTATGGTTGTGCATACTTGATTGAAAATCTATATCCAATCCCTGCAAATGGTTCCTTAACCATCCCTATGAAAATGTTTTACCTTTGAATATTTATCTGTTATACTTATGCAACACAATTATAGAGTATCACATATCAGTTTTCTTGAAGCTTAAGCATAATTTTTGTCTAAATTAATCTTGTTNNNNNNNNNNNNNNNNNNNNNNNNNNNNNNNNNNNNNNNNNNNNNNNNNNNNNNNNNNNNNNNNNNNNNNNNNNNNNNNNNNNNNNNNNNNNNNNNNNNNNNNNNNNNNNNNNNNNNNNNNNNNNNNNNNNNNNNNNNNNNNNNNNNNNNNNNNNNNNNNNNNNNNNNNNNNNNNNNNNNNNNNNNNNNNNNNNNNNNNNNNNNNNNNNNNNNNNNNNNNNNNNNNNNNNNNNNNNNNNNNNNNNNNNNNNNNNNNNNNNNNNNNNNNNNNNNNNNNNNNNNNNNNNNNNNNNNNNNNNNNNNNNNNNNNNNNNNNNNNNNNNNNNNNNNNNNNNNNNNNNNNNNNNNNNNNNNNNNNNNNNNNNNNNNNNNNNNNNNNNNNNNNNNNNNNNNNNNNNNNNNNNNNNNNNNNNNNNNNNNNNNNNNNNNNNNNNNNNNNNNNNNNNNNNNNNNNNNNNNNNNNNNNNNNNNNNNNNNNNNNNNNNNNNNNNNNNNNNNNNNNNNNNNNNNNNNNNNNNNNNNNNNNNNNNNNNNNNNNNNNNNNNNNNNNNNNNNNNNNNNNNNNNNNNNNNNNNNNNNNNNNNNNNNNNNNNNNNNNNNNNNNNNNNNNNNNNNNNNNNNNNNNNNNNNNNNNNNNNNNNNNNNNNNNNNNNNNNNNNNNNNNNNNNNNNNNNNNNNNNNNNNNNNNNNNNNNNNNNNNNNNNNNNNNNNNNNNNNNNNNNNNNNNNNNNNNNNNNNNNNNNNNNNNNNNNNNNNNNNNNNNNNNNNNNNNNNNNNNNNNNNNNNNNNNNNNNNNNNNNNNNNNNNNNNNNNNNNNNNNNNNNNNNNNNNNNNNNNNNNNNNNNNNNNNNNNNNNNNNNNNNNNNNNNNNNNNNNNNNNNNNNNNNNNNNNNNNNNNNNNNNNNNNNNNNNNNNNNNNNNNNNNNNNNNNNNNNNNNNNNNNNNNNNNNNNNNNNNNNNNNNNNNNNNNNNNNNNNNNNNNNNNNNNNNNNNNNNNNNNNNNNNNNNNNNNNNNNNNNNNNNNNNNNNNNNNNNNNNNNNNNNNNNNNNNNNNNNNNNNNNNNNNNNNNNNNNNNNNNNNNNNNNNNNNNNNNNNNNNNNNNNNNNNNNNNNNNNNNNNNNNNNNNNNNNNNNNNNNNNNNNNNNNNNNNNNNNNNNNNNNNNNNNNNNNNNNNNNNNNNNNNNNNNNNNNNNNNNNNNNNNNNNNNNNNNNNNNNNNNNNNNNNNNNNNNNNNNNNNNNNNNNNNNNNNNNNNNNNNNNNNNNNNNNNNNNNNNNNNNNNNNNNNNNNNNNNNNNNNNNNNNNNNNNNNNNNNNNNNNNNNNNNNNNNNNNNNNNNNNNNNNNNNNNNNNNNNNNNNNNNNNNNNNNNNNNNNNNNNNNNNNNNNNNNNNNNNNNNNNNNNNNNNNNNNNNNNNNNNNNNNNNNNNNNNNNNNNNNNNNNNNNNNNNNNNNNNNNNNNNNNNNNNNNNNNNNNNNNNNNNNNNNNNNNNNNNNNNNNNNNNNNNNNNNNNNNNNNNNNNNNNNNNNNNNNNNNNNNNNNNNNNNNNNNNNNNNNNNNNNNNNNNNNNNNNNNNNNNNNNNNNNNNNNNNNNNNNNNNNNNNNNNNNNNNNNNNNNNNNNNNNNNNNNNNNNNNNNNNNNNNNNNNNNNNNNNNNNNNNNNNNNNNNNNNNNNNNNNNNNNNNNNNNNNNNNNNNNNNNNNNNNNNNNNNNNNNNNNNNNNNNNNNNNNNNNNNNNNNNNNNNNNNNNNNNNNNNNNNNNNNNNNNNNNNNNNNNNNNNNNNNNNNNNNNNNNNNNNNNNNNNNNNNNNNNNNNNNNNNNNNNNNNNNNNNNNNNNNNNNNNNNNNNNNNNNNNNNNNNNNNNNNNNNNNNNNNNNNNNNNNNNNNNNNNNNNNNNNNNNNNNNNNNNNNNNNNNNNNNNNNNNNNNNNNNNNNNNNNNNNNNNNNNNNNNNNNNNNNNNNNNNNNNNNNNNNNNNNNNNNNNNNNNNNNNNNNNNNNNNNNNNNNNNNNNNNNNNNNNNNNNNNNNNNNNNNNNNNNNNNNNNNNNNNNNNNNNNNNNNNNNNNNNNNNNNNNNNNNNNNNNNNNNNNNNNNNNNNNNNNNNNNNNNNNNNNNNNNNNNNNNNNNNNNNNNNNNNNNNNNNNNNNNNNNNNNNNNNNNNNNNNNNNNNNNNNNNNNNNNNNNNNNNNNNNNNNNNNNNNNNNNNNNNNNNNNNNNNNNNNNNNNNNNNNNNNNNNNNNNNNNNNNNNNNNNNNNNNNNNNNNNNNNNNNNNNNNNNNNNNNNNNNNNNNNNNNNNNNNNNNNNNNNNNNNNNNNNNNNNNNNNNNNNNNNNNNNNNNNNNNNNNNNNNNNNNNNNNNNNNNNNNNNNNNNNNNNNNNNNNNNNNNNNNNNNNNNNNNNNNNNNNNNNNNNNNNNNNNNNNNNNNNNNNNNNNNNNNNNNNNNNNNNNNNNNNNNNNNNNNNNNNNNNNNNNNNNNNNNNNNNNNNNNNNNNNNNNNNNNNNNNNNNNNNNNNNNNNNNNNNNNNNNNNNNNNNNNNNNNNNNNNNNNNNNNNNNNNNNNNNNNNNNNNNNNNNNNNNNNNNNNNNNNNNNNNNNNNNNNNNNNNNNNNNNNNNNNNNNNNNNNNNNNNNNNNNNNNNNNNNNNNNNNNNNNNNNNNNNNNNNNNNNNNNNNNNNNNNNNNNNNNNNNNNNNNNNNNNNNNNNNNNNNNNNNNNNNNNNNNNNNNNNNNNNNNNNNNNNNNNNNNNNNNNNNNNNNNNNNNNNNNNNNNNNNNNNNNNNNNNNNNNNNNNNNNNNNNNNNNNNNNNNNNNNNNNNNNNNNNNNNNNNNNNNNNNNNNNNNNNNNNNNNNNNNNNNNNNNNNNNNNNNNNNNNNNNNNNNNNNNNNNNNNNNNNNNNNNNNNNNNNNNNNN
Coding sequences:
- the LOC110930479 gene encoding structural maintenance of chromosomes protein 4-like codes for the protein MVALLEAHKKEMNPNLDSIADYRNKVSIYNERVEELNVVTNERDDTKKQYDEWRKRRLDEFMAGFNTISLKLKEMYQVLNHSSWLKTVVSNHSSLRNNWKNDVDKLNFLHRLNFKFCPISIYLISSGVLYL